A segment of the Pedobacter faecalis genome:
AGCACTGGCTTATCTGATCCTTTTCTAAGCGCCTTGATCAATTTTGCAGGTCCGTTACCAACTGTTGAGAACAACAGTGCTGACTGACCTTTTAACGCAACGTAGATATCTGATGCATCGCCTTCCAATCCTTCAATCGCTTTTCTGATCAAAGTATTTTTAGCTACCTGCATTTCAATACCGCTTTCGAAACATTTGCGGCGGATGCTGTTTACTTTCTCAACGGTTAAGCTGGAAGTATCGGCAATGTAAAAATTACCATACTCCTGCATTTTACCTTGCAGAGCAGAAACAAGTTCGTGTTTTTCTTCTCTATTCATAATTAGATCCCCGCTACTGATTTAGTTTCGATTGCAATTCCAGGACTCATTGTAGAGGATACGTGAATGCTCTTGAAGTAAGTTCCCTTAGCAGCAGAAGGCTTTAACTTAGAAATTACCTGAAGTACTTCTAAAGCATTCTCATAAATCTTCTCAGCCGGAAACGATACTTTTCCTATCGAAGCGTGTATAATACCTGTTTTGTCAACCTTAAAATCGATCTTACCACCTTTTACATCAGTAACTGCTTTACCAACTTCATTGGTAACCGTGCCCGACTTAGGGTTTGGCATCAGGTTACGCGGACCTAAAACCCGGCCCAGTTTACCTACTTTTGCCATGCAAGACGGTGTAGTGATAATAATGTCAACATCGGTCCATCCACCTTCTATCTTACTCACATATTCATCTAAACCTACGAAATCCGCTCCAGCTGCTTTAGCCTCTTCCTCCTTATCAGGAGTACAAAGTACCAGTACACGTACAGTTTTACCTGTACCGTGTGGTAAAGTAGCGATACCACGTACCATTTGATTGGCTTTACGTGGATCTACACCAAGGCTCACGTCGATGTCTACAGAAGCATCGAACTTAGTCATGGTGATGTCTTTAACCAAAGCAGCAGCATCCTTTAAAGAATACAGCTTTCCGGATTCTAGTTTAGCATGTGCCTT
Coding sequences within it:
- the rplA gene encoding 50S ribosomal protein L1, with product MAKLTKNQKKAHAKLESGKLYSLKDAAALVKDITMTKFDASVDIDVSLGVDPRKANQMVRGIATLPHGTGKTVRVLVLCTPDKEEEAKAAGADFVGLDEYVSKIEGGWTDVDIIITTPSCMAKVGKLGRVLGPRNLMPNPKSGTVTNEVGKAVTDVKGGKIDFKVDKTGIIHASIGKVSFPAEKIYENALEVLQVISKLKPSAAKGTYFKSIHVSSTMSPGIAIETKSVAGI
- the rplJ gene encoding 50S ribosomal protein L10 gives rise to the protein MNREEKHELVSALQGKMQEYGNFYIADTSSLTVEKVNSIRRKCFESGIEMQVAKNTLIRKAIEGLEGDASDIYVALKGQSALLFSTVGNGPAKLIKALRKGSDKPVLKAAYIDSTVFIGDNQLDTLVSLKSREELIGDIIGLLQSPAKNVVSALKSGGSTIAGLVKTLQEREG